One Chloroflexota bacterium genomic window carries:
- a CDS encoding alpha-galactosidase yields the protein MRRLLRWVTGVLAIHLVFVPMCCSARPWQSASPATAAEVRGAMGVSVVFDQELGILTLSNAHVLVKMDTQRGTLSYEADGVPLIEGGHAAVSVAGTTYRSTDFSWATWSTAEVSDPLGSGTRAMLESQGWDGLKLSLAVTLYEDAHYAVLEVALHNAGESDRAVQSLTPLAVGTGGAFLRGISPRSTAVFINSYTNVGYRGVVPILPVPNWRVPLALADGTGNLELGNYSGWWVHALWNSKQNLAFVAGALSAEKWKTSIQIQPDFRRNRFRGWQVGNLGSAVLPPGEVFRSEKIFLGGYADPLQGLEEYAWAVRQVNAVRLREKVAGWCSWPYYYRKITASDVLRNAQFVADKLERRYPYILIDSGWFTCRGDWAANEKFPAGMAEIARQIHQLGLKVGLWFAPFLVDKESALLQEHPDWFVRCEDGSLYVYKQDMSAPERYVLDGSHPGVQAWLRELFARAVQEWGYDYLKLDFLHAGAVEGKRYDEQMTGMEALRAGLRAIRSGAGSEAYIQQAIGPFLAAVGILDESRVGMDTEFRLSAGTTTSDVSGLNWQYALWYIRNNLAGYFAQGNLFNIAPGEGLRLHPWTYEEAKTFVAVYALGGSLWLAGDLTALPEEKVLLLTQESVLALSKLPVAARPVDLFARPDRWAGIGAMNVFQDSQRLTFRDLPRIWHTSEEGTHFVGLFNWRERRGEITLRLGDIGLDPHATYSVSDLWSGEKLGDYRGEITLVLEPHAHRLLRIEATAR from the coding sequence GTGAGGAGGCTCCTGCGTTGGGTGACAGGCGTGCTTGCCATCCATCTGGTGTTCGTGCCCATGTGCTGCTCTGCCCGTCCATGGCAAAGCGCATCTCCGGCTACCGCAGCAGAGGTACGGGGTGCCATGGGGGTCTCGGTTGTGTTTGACCAGGAGTTGGGCATCCTGACGCTTTCCAATGCGCACGTTCTGGTCAAGATGGATACCCAGCGCGGCACGCTTTCTTACGAAGCCGATGGCGTTCCTCTGATAGAGGGAGGGCATGCCGCGGTATCCGTTGCTGGGACAACGTATCGGAGCACCGACTTTTCGTGGGCAACCTGGAGCACGGCTGAGGTAAGCGATCCACTGGGCAGTGGGACTCGCGCCATGCTGGAGAGCCAGGGGTGGGATGGCTTGAAGTTGTCCCTTGCCGTGACGCTCTACGAGGATGCGCACTATGCGGTGCTTGAGGTGGCGCTCCACAATGCGGGTGAGAGCGACCGCGCCGTACAGTCCCTAACGCCTCTGGCGGTCGGAACTGGCGGAGCATTCCTGCGCGGCATCAGCCCACGGTCAACGGCGGTGTTCATCAACAGCTATACCAATGTGGGCTATCGCGGCGTGGTGCCCATACTGCCCGTGCCCAACTGGCGTGTGCCGCTCGCCTTGGCGGACGGCACAGGCAACCTAGAGTTGGGCAACTACTCCGGCTGGTGGGTGCACGCCCTTTGGAACAGCAAGCAGAACCTGGCATTCGTGGCTGGCGCCTTGAGCGCGGAGAAGTGGAAGACATCTATCCAGATCCAGCCAGATTTCCGGCGCAATCGCTTCAGGGGCTGGCAGGTGGGCAACCTGGGCAGTGCCGTGTTGCCGCCTGGGGAGGTATTCCGCTCGGAGAAGATTTTCCTCGGCGGCTACGCTGACCCCTTGCAGGGCCTTGAGGAATATGCCTGGGCCGTAAGGCAGGTCAACGCAGTACGGTTGCGAGAGAAGGTCGCCGGCTGGTGTTCTTGGCCCTACTATTACCGCAAGATCACGGCCTCGGACGTGTTGCGCAACGCCCAATTCGTGGCGGACAAGTTAGAGCGTCGCTACCCTTATATCCTCATTGACAGCGGCTGGTTCACCTGCCGCGGGGACTGGGCTGCCAATGAAAAGTTCCCCGCGGGCATGGCAGAGATAGCACGCCAAATCCACCAGTTGGGGCTGAAGGTGGGGTTGTGGTTTGCGCCGTTTTTGGTGGATAAGGAATCTGCTTTGCTCCAGGAGCATCCCGACTGGTTCGTGAGGTGTGAAGACGGCTCCCTCTACGTGTACAAGCAGGACATGAGCGCTCCTGAGCGCTATGTTTTGGATGGGTCGCATCCAGGAGTGCAGGCGTGGCTAAGGGAGTTGTTTGCCAGGGCAGTCCAGGAGTGGGGCTATGACTACTTGAAGCTGGATTTCCTCCATGCGGGCGCCGTGGAGGGGAAGCGCTACGACGAACAGATGACTGGCATGGAGGCGTTGCGCGCCGGCTTGCGTGCCATCCGCAGTGGGGCAGGCAGCGAAGCCTACATCCAGCAAGCCATCGGACCCTTCCTGGCTGCGGTCGGCATCCTCGATGAGAGCCGCGTGGGCATGGACACCGAGTTCCGCCTCAGCGCTGGCACCACCACGAGTGACGTCTCTGGGCTGAACTGGCAGTATGCGCTGTGGTACATCCGCAACAACCTGGCGGGCTATTTTGCGCAGGGCAACTTGTTCAACATCGCTCCTGGCGAGGGCCTGCGCCTGCATCCCTGGACGTACGAGGAAGCCAAGACGTTTGTTGCCGTGTATGCCCTGGGCGGGAGCCTGTGGCTAGCGGGCGACCTGACGGCGCTGCCAGAGGAGAAGGTGCTTTTGCTGACCCAAGAAAGCGTCTTGGCCTTGAGCAAGTTGCCCGTAGCGGCCAGGCCAGTGGACTTGTTCGCCAGGCCGGATCGGTGGGCGGGCATTGGTGCGATGAACGTCTTTCAGGACAGCCAGCGCTTGACCTTCCGCGACCTGCCGCGCATCTGGCACACCTCTGAAGAAGGCACGCACTTTGTGGGGCTGTTCAACTGGCGTGAGCGCCGCGGTGAGATCACACTGCGCTTGGGCGACATCGGCCTTGACCCGCATGCCACATACTCGGTAAGCGACCTATGGAGTGGCGAGAAGCTAGGGGACTACAGAGGGGAAATCACGCTGGTCTTGGAGCCGCACGCACATCGCTTGCTACGGATAGAGGCGACGGCGAGATAG
- a CDS encoding ATP-binding protein, translated as MGDDKPVEMKIEASGSGTIKNVIQAVIQHLTLGINYLPTDYSTRIGNFILQYTGTPESPVPFGGREGDLQKLDDWLAADGPPYLLLAAPAGRGKSALLVRWLQRLREREPDLLLVFVPVSLRVNTASQVVFFAALSARLAHLYGEKVPADLSYAPDVWRSMVSSFLSQPSPHGRLLVVLDGLDEATDWQAGPDLFPFQPPRGLHVVVSARYLAGDRGAEGWLRRLEWERPDLACTLDLDPLTREGVADVLLKMGFPLDCLGRRVDIVAELHRLSEGDPLLVRLYVDDLWQRGEEAARLQPEDLQELKPGLEGYFDRWWEDQRKQWGDEAPLREQTVREVLNLLAAALAPLGQDDVLSLSTAMDTWALEEALRPLKRLVVGDGRAQGYAFSHPRLGQYFWEKLSPKERKALEERFLAWGRTILEALKKGECAPRAVSPYLVRALGNHLARAGATPEEWLQLVDGVWAAAGEALEGDYSLFIHDVERAWRVCTLADGEKAARDELAPYLGGEVRCALVEASIHSLAGNLPPELLVELVRGGVWQARQALTYARQIPAEGARAEALAALAPHLEPDLRAQALAEALQAARGIWDEGARAGALAALAPHLEPALLAEALQAARGIWDEYSRAEALAALAPHLEPALLAEALQAARGIWDEYSRAEALAALAPHLAALPQPHLYPLWAETLPLLARRTRSNLLADLRALQPVIFALGGTGAVAEAFRAIQDVGRWWP; from the coding sequence ATGGGTGACGACAAGCCGGTCGAGATGAAAATCGAGGCCAGCGGCAGCGGAACCATAAAGAACGTCATCCAGGCCGTCATCCAGCACCTGACGCTGGGCATTAACTACCTGCCGACCGACTACAGCACGCGCATTGGCAACTTTATTCTGCAGTACACCGGCACGCCTGAAAGTCCCGTCCCCTTTGGCGGGCGGGAAGGCGACCTGCAGAAATTGGATGACTGGCTAGCCGCCGATGGCCCCCCTTATCTCCTTCTCGCTGCTCCGGCAGGCCGTGGCAAATCCGCTTTGCTGGTGCGCTGGCTGCAGCGCTTGCGAGAGCGCGAACCTGACTTGCTGCTGGTCTTTGTGCCGGTCAGCCTGCGCGTCAACACTGCCTCTCAAGTCGTTTTCTTCGCTGCCCTGTCTGCCCGTCTCGCTCATCTCTATGGCGAAAAGGTCCCTGCCGACCTGAGCTACGCGCCCGACGTTTGGCGCAGCATGGTGAGCAGCTTTCTCAGCCAACCCTCGCCTCATGGCCGTCTGCTCGTGGTGCTAGACGGCCTGGACGAAGCCACCGACTGGCAGGCCGGACCAGACCTTTTCCCCTTCCAGCCGCCAAGGGGATTGCATGTGGTAGTCTCGGCACGCTACCTGGCCGGCGATCGGGGGGCGGAGGGCTGGCTGCGCCGCTTGGAATGGGAGCGCCCTGACCTGGCCTGCACCTTGGACCTGGACCCGCTGACCAGAGAAGGCGTGGCGGACGTGCTGCTGAAGATGGGTTTTCCCCTGGACTGCCTGGGCCGCCGGGTGGACATCGTGGCCGAACTGCATCGCCTGAGCGAAGGCGACCCCTTGCTGGTGCGCCTGTATGTGGACGACCTCTGGCAGCGCGGAGAAGAAGCAGCCCGCCTGCAGCCAGAAGACCTCCAGGAACTAAAGCCCGGCCTGGAGGGGTACTTTGACCGCTGGTGGGAGGATCAGCGCAAGCAATGGGGAGACGAGGCCCCGCTCCGGGAGCAGACCGTGCGGGAGGTGCTCAACCTGCTCGCTGCGGCCTTAGCTCCCCTTGGACAGGATGACGTGCTAAGCCTGAGCACAGCAATGGACACCTGGGCGCTGGAGGAAGCGCTGCGCCCGCTGAAGCGGCTGGTGGTTGGCGATGGGCGTGCCCAGGGGTATGCTTTCAGCCATCCCCGCCTGGGGCAGTACTTCTGGGAGAAGCTGAGCCCCAAGGAACGGAAAGCGCTGGAGGAGCGTTTCCTGGCATGGGGACGGACGATTTTGGAAGCGCTGAAAAAGGGGGAATGCGCTCCACGCGCTGTGTCGCCTTACCTGGTGCGTGCTCTGGGCAATCACCTGGCGCGGGCGGGGGCGACGCCAGAGGAATGGCTGCAGTTGGTGGACGGGGTGTGGGCGGCGGCTGGGGAGGCGCTAGAGGGAGACTACAGCCTCTTTATCCACGACGTGGAGCGGGCCTGGCGGGTCTGCACCCTTGCCGATGGGGAGAAGGCCGCACGAGACGAGCTGGCACCCTATCTGGGAGGAGAAGTGCGCTGTGCGCTGGTAGAAGCCAGCATACACTCCCTGGCCGGCAACCTGCCGCCGGAGCTGCTGGTGGAGTTGGTGCGCGGCGGCGTGTGGCAGGCGCGGCAGGCACTAACCTATGCGCGGCAGATACCGGCTGAAGGTGCCCGTGCCGAGGCTTTGGCGGCCTTGGCGCCGCACCTGGAGCCGGACTTGCGCGCGCAAGCCTTGGCTGAGGCGCTGCAGGCGGCGCGGGGCATCTGGGATGAAGGTGCCCGTGCCGGGGCTTTGGCGGCCTTGGCGCCGCACCTGGAGCCGGCGCTCCTGGCTGAGGCGCTGCAGGCGGCGCGGGGTATCTGGGATGAATATTCCCGTGCCGAGGCTTTGGCGGCCTTGGCGCCGCACCTGGAGCCGGCGCTCCTGGCTGAGGCGCTGCAGGCGGCGCGGGGTATCTGGGATGAATATTCCCGTGCCGAGGCTTTGGCGGCCTTGGCGCCGCACCTGGCGGCACTCCCTCAACCCCATCTCTATCCCCTCTGGGCGGAGACGCTGCCCCTCCTGGCGCGCCGCACGCGCAGTAATTTGCTGGCAGACCTGCGTGCGCTGCAGCCCGTGATCTTTGCCTTGGGCGGGACGGGAGCGGTGGCGGAGGCATTTCGCGCCATCCAGGATGTGGGGAGGTGGTGGCCGTGA
- a CDS encoding DUF1232 domain-containing protein: protein MDSKGGEVGMPHRENTSSEGGINWLLELLRNLRLAWRLLWDPLVPTWLKLIPVGAILYVLFVGDLVPDIIPGLGQLDDLGVLALSIKLLLSLCPQEILERHQRQMSSVEGSYRVVDEEPPQETPPAGYLSADSSTSASPRQAQHSGQEPDQAP from the coding sequence ATGGACAGCAAAGGTGGTGAAGTAGGGATGCCGCATCGGGAGAACACTTCCTCCGAGGGAGGGATAAACTGGCTGTTGGAATTGCTGCGCAATTTGCGCTTGGCTTGGCGCCTGCTTTGGGACCCCTTGGTCCCGACCTGGCTCAAGCTGATCCCAGTTGGAGCAATCCTGTACGTCCTCTTCGTGGGCGACCTCGTGCCTGACATCATCCCGGGCCTGGGTCAACTGGACGATCTAGGCGTCCTGGCGCTGAGCATCAAGCTATTGTTGAGCCTTTGTCCACAGGAGATCCTGGAACGCCATCAGCGACAGATGTCTTCTGTGGAGGGGTCATACCGCGTGGTGGATGAGGAGCCGCCGCAGGAAACGCCGCCGGCTGGCTACCTGAGCGCCGACTCAAGCACCTCTGCCTCCCCTCGGCAGGCACAGCACAGTGGGCAAGAGCCCGATCAGGCTCCCTAA
- a CDS encoding beta-glucosidase: protein MSNDGFLSFPQGFLWGVSTSSYQIEGAVDEDGRGPSIWDTFCRQPGKIRNGENGDVAADHYHRWREDVRIMADLGIKAYRFSIAWPRILPFGSGAVNQKGLDFYSRLVDALLANGIEPFPTLYHWDLPQALQDRGGWPNRDTAYYFAEYAQVVANELGDRITYWITHNEPFVAAVVGHFTGEHAPGIQDPLAAFQAGHHLLLSHGLAARALRETARNRPRVGIALNLSPVYPASDSEADRQAALRYDGVLNRMFLEPIFRQQYPSDLLELLGGLFPQPQPGDLDHIGAPLDFLGVNYYSRTVVRFDPNFPLIQAVQIQPEGSEYSQMWEIYPQGMYDLLTRIWADYRPPYIIVTENGIPVADAPDLDGRVRDERRIRYLRDHLVQVHRALSEGVPLRGYFVWSLLDNFEWAYGYSMRFGLVYVDYATQQRTVKDSGRWYAQVIAENGVREEEYNVIRSA, encoded by the coding sequence ATGTCCAATGACGGATTCCTCTCCTTTCCCCAGGGCTTCCTCTGGGGCGTTTCTACCTCTTCTTATCAGATCGAAGGGGCAGTGGATGAAGACGGACGCGGCCCTTCCATCTGGGATACCTTCTGCCGCCAGCCAGGGAAAATCCGCAACGGCGAAAACGGCGATGTCGCTGCCGACCACTACCACCGCTGGCGCGAGGATGTGCGCATCATGGCTGATCTCGGGATCAAGGCATACCGCTTCTCCATCGCCTGGCCGCGCATCCTCCCCTTTGGAAGCGGCGCGGTGAACCAGAAAGGGCTCGACTTCTATAGCCGATTGGTGGATGCGCTGCTGGCAAACGGCATCGAGCCTTTCCCCACGCTCTACCACTGGGACCTGCCGCAGGCATTGCAGGATCGCGGGGGGTGGCCCAACCGCGACACAGCCTACTATTTCGCCGAATATGCACAGGTCGTGGCCAACGAACTAGGCGACCGCATCACCTACTGGATCACGCACAACGAGCCATTCGTCGCGGCTGTGGTAGGGCATTTCACCGGCGAGCATGCCCCGGGCATACAGGATCCCCTCGCGGCATTCCAGGCTGGACACCACCTCTTGCTCTCCCATGGCCTGGCTGCACGTGCCCTGCGCGAAACTGCCCGCAACCGCCCGCGCGTGGGCATCGCGCTCAACCTCAGCCCGGTCTATCCCGCCTCGGACAGCGAAGCCGACCGCCAGGCTGCCCTGCGCTATGACGGCGTGCTCAACCGCATGTTCCTCGAACCCATCTTCCGCCAGCAATACCCCTCGGACCTGCTGGAACTGTTGGGTGGGCTATTCCCTCAGCCGCAGCCAGGCGATCTCGACCATATCGGCGCGCCGCTCGACTTCCTTGGCGTGAACTACTACAGTCGCACGGTCGTCCGCTTCGATCCGAATTTCCCATTGATACAGGCTGTGCAGATACAGCCAGAAGGCTCCGAGTACTCGCAGATGTGGGAGATCTACCCGCAGGGCATGTATGACCTGCTCACACGCATCTGGGCCGATTACCGCCCGCCCTACATCATCGTGACCGAGAACGGCATCCCCGTGGCAGATGCCCCCGATTTGGACGGACGCGTGCGCGACGAGCGCCGCATCCGCTACCTGCGCGACCACCTAGTACAGGTGCATCGCGCGCTAAGCGAGGGCGTGCCGCTGCGCGGCTACTTTGTCTGGTCGCTGCTGGACAACTTCGAGTGGGCATATGGCTACAGCATGCGCTTTGGATTGGTCTATGTGGATTATGCGACGCAGCAGCGTACAGTCAAGGACAGCGGGCGCTGGTATGCACAGGTGATTGCAGAGAATGGGGTGCGAGAAGAGGAATATAACGTGATAAGAAGTGCGTGA
- a CDS encoding polysaccharide deacetylase family protein yields the protein MNAFLERLGFSPEERVVIFHADDLGMCHAMNEAFMDIVAQGMLRTGSVMVPCPWFPELATFARKNADALDVGVHLTLNSEWHTYRWGPISTRDPASGLLDAEGYLWRDTEALHAHMDAEAAASELRAQIEQALAAGVDVTHIDTHMGSVLHPSLALVYIGLAQEYRIPAMLPRLSVAELMEMGIAQDLAEMFVGMLSRLEESGTLPVVDHLRLLETPTTNNRWEQYAEVLHALPPGLTHCVYHAARPGPEIQAIAPDWPMRVADYQIFAGEQFTRLVQETGVKVLRYRDLRDLMRAGS from the coding sequence ATGAATGCATTTCTAGAACGATTGGGGTTCTCACCTGAGGAGCGCGTGGTCATCTTCCATGCGGACGATTTAGGCATGTGCCATGCCATGAACGAAGCGTTCATGGACATTGTGGCGCAGGGCATGCTGCGCACCGGTTCGGTGATGGTGCCCTGCCCGTGGTTTCCAGAACTGGCTACCTTCGCACGGAAGAACGCGGACGCGCTGGACGTGGGCGTGCACTTGACCCTGAACAGCGAATGGCACACGTACCGCTGGGGACCCATCTCCACCCGTGACCCGGCTAGTGGCCTGCTCGACGCGGAGGGCTACCTCTGGCGGGATACGGAGGCGCTGCACGCGCACATGGACGCGGAAGCCGCGGCGTCCGAACTGCGCGCGCAGATCGAACAGGCGCTGGCGGCTGGCGTGGACGTGACGCACATTGATACGCACATGGGGTCTGTGCTCCATCCCAGTCTGGCTCTTGTGTACATTGGCCTGGCGCAGGAATACCGCATCCCGGCGATGCTTCCGCGTCTTTCCGTGGCCGAACTCATGGAGATGGGCATAGCGCAAGACCTGGCGGAGATGTTCGTAGGCATGCTGAGTAGACTGGAAGAAAGCGGGACGTTGCCTGTGGTGGATCACCTGCGCCTGTTGGAAACACCAACCACGAATAACCGCTGGGAGCAGTACGCTGAGGTATTGCATGCACTGCCGCCGGGCCTGACGCACTGTGTCTATCACGCTGCCCGCCCAGGACCTGAGATCCAAGCCATTGCTCCTGACTGGCCCATGCGCGTTGCGGATTATCAGATCTTTGCCGGTGAGCAATTCACGCGCCTGGTACAAGAGACGGGTGTGAAGGTGCTGCGCTACCGCGACCTGCGCGACCTAATGCGAGCAGGTTCGTAG